Within the Pseudomonadales bacterium genome, the region CCCGCTGCTCGAAATCGCGACAGGCATTGCAGCTGCTCAATGAGCGCGGCATCACGCCGACCATCCTGCTCTATCTGGAAAATCCACCCGATCTCCCTACGCTGCGCCGCCTGCTCCAGCAACTGAATCTGCCGGCCCGTGCACTGCTGCGCAGCGGCGAGGCAGAGTACCGGGCCCTCGGGCTCGACGACCCGGCCTGCGATGAAGAGACGATCATTGCCGCCATGGCGGCAACGCCGAAACTGATCGAACGGCCGATCCTGGTGGTGGACAGTCGCGCAGTGATTGGCCGCCCCGCCGAAAAAGTACTGGAGCTGCTCTGAGCCATGGTCACCTCTGCCAATCCCTACGTGCTGGTGCTCTACTACAGCCGCCATGGCGCAACCCGCAACATGGCCCTGCAGATCGCCCGCGGTGTCGAACAGGTGGAGGGCATCGAAGCCCGCCTCCGCACGGTGCCGGCGGTGTCACCGGTCAATCAGGCAGTGGAGCCGGCCATTCCTGACGAAGGGGCCATCTACTGCGAAGAGGCCGACCTGCGTGACTGCGCCGCCCTGGCACTCGGCAGTCCGACCCGCTTCGGCAACATGGCCGCGCCACTCAAATATTTTCTCGACGGCACCGGCGCGCTGTGGGGCTCGGCCACACTCGCCGACAGGCCGGCCGGGGTCTTCACTTCCACCTCGAGCCTGCATGGTGGACAGGAGAGCACACTGCTGTCGATGATGCTGCCACTGCTGCACCACGGCATGATTCTGACCGGCATTCCCTACCGCGAGGCTGCCCTGCATCGCACTCGCAGCGGCGGCACGCCTTATGGCCCCAGCCACCACGCCGGCGATGG harbors:
- the arsC gene encoding arsenate reductase (glutaredoxin) (This arsenate reductase requires both glutathione and glutaredoxin to convert arsenate to arsenite, after which the efflux transporter formed by ArsA and ArsB can extrude the arsenite from the cell, providing resistance.), translating into RCSKSRQALQLLNERGITPTILLYLENPPDLPTLRRLLQQLNLPARALLRSGEAEYRALGLDDPACDEETIIAAMAATPKLIERPILVVDSRAVIGRPAEKVLELL
- the wrbA gene encoding NAD(P)H:quinone oxidoreductase, which gives rise to MVTSANPYVLVLYYSRHGATRNMALQIARGVEQVEGIEARLRTVPAVSPVNQAVEPAIPDEGAIYCEEADLRDCAALALGSPTRFGNMAAPLKYFLDGTGALWGSATLADRPAGVFTSTSSLHGGQESTLLSMMLPLLHHGMILTGIPYREAALHRTRSGGTPYGPSHHAGDGQAALSEDEKVLCQAFGKRLASLALTLHHARRGAH